A part of Falco naumanni isolate bFalNau1 chromosome 19, bFalNau1.pat, whole genome shotgun sequence genomic DNA contains:
- the PPP2R2A gene encoding serine/threonine-protein phosphatase 2A 55 kDa regulatory subunit B alpha isoform isoform X2 produces the protein MNCLFSALRLEERASEAALGAGGGNDIQWCFSQVKGAVDDDVAEADIISTVEFNHSGELLATGDKGGRVVIFQQEQENKTQSHSRGEYNVYSTFQSHEPEFDYLKSLEIEEKINKIRWLPQKNAAQFLLSTNDKTIKLWKISERDKRPEGYNLKEEDGRYRDPTTVTTLRVPVFRPMDLMVEASPRRIFANAHTYHINSISINSDYETYLSADDLRINLWHLEITDRSFNIVDIKPANMEELTEVITAAEFHPNSCNTFVYSSSKGTIRLCDMRASALCDRHSKLFEEPEDPSNRSFFSEIISSISDVKFSHSGRYMMTRDYLSVKIWDLNMENRPVETYQVHEYLRSKLCSLYENDCIFDKFECCWNGSDSIVMTGSYNNFFRMFDRNTKRDITLEASRENNKPRTVLKPRKVCASGKRKKDEISVDSLDFNKKILHTAWHPKENIIAVATTNNLYIFQDKMN, from the exons CGGATATAATTTCTACAGTAGAATTTAACCATTCTGGAGAATTGTTAGCAACAGGAGACAAAGGAGGCAGAGTTGTCATCTTTCAACAGGAGCAGGAG AACAAAACCCAGTCTCACAGTAGGGGAGAATACAATGTTTACAGTACCTTTCAAAGCCATGAACCAGAGTTCGACTACTTGAAAAGTTTAGAAATTGAAGAGAAGATCAACAAAATTAGGTGGTTACCCCAGAAAAATGCTGCTCAGTTTTTATTGTCTACAAATG ataaaacaaTAAAGTTATGGAAAATCAGTGAAAGGGACAAAAGACCAGAGGGTTATAATTTAAAGGAAGAAGATGGACGGTATAGGGATCCTACTACAGTTACAACACTACGG gTGCCAGTATTCAGGCCCATGGACCTCATGGTTGAAGCTAGTCCACGAAGAATATTTGCCAATGCTCACACGTATCACATCAATTCCATCTCCATTAATAGCGATTATGAAACGTACTTATCCGCAGATGACTTGCGGATTAACCTGTGGCACCTAGAAATTACAGACAGAAGTTTTA ATATTGTAGATATTAAGCCTGCCAACATGGAAGAGCTCACAGAGGTGATAACAGCTGCAGAGTTCCACCCAAACAGCTGTAATACGTTTGTATACAGCAGCAGTAAAGGAACAATTCGTCTCTGTGATATGCGAGCATCAGCACTCTGTGACAGACATTCAAAAT TGTTTGAAGAACCGGAAGATCCTAGCAACAgatcatttttctctgaaatcatCTCTTCCATATCTGATGTCAAATTTAGCCATAGTGGTCGATACATGATGACTAGAGATTACCTGTCAGTGAAGATCTGGGatttaaatatggaaaatagACCGGTGGAAACATACCAG gTGCATGAATACCTCAGAAGTAAACTTTGTTCACTGTATGAGAATGACTGCATTTTTGACAAATTTGAATGCTGTTGGAATGGATCAGACAG CATTGTCATGACAGGATCTTACAACAACTTCTTCAGAATGTTCGACAGAAACACAAAGCGAGACATCACCTTAGAGGCGTCCCGGGAAAACAATAAACCGCGTACCGTTTTGAAGCCACGTAAAGTATGTGCAAGCGGTAAACGGAAGAAGGATGAAATCAGTGTTGACAGCCTAGACTTCAACAAGAAGATTCTACACACAGCCTGGCATCCTAAGGAGAACATCATTGCTGTAGCTACTACAAACAACTTGTATATATTTCAAGACAAAATGAATTAG
- the PPP2R2A gene encoding serine/threonine-protein phosphatase 2A 55 kDa regulatory subunit B alpha isoform isoform X3, whose protein sequence is MAGAGGGNDIQWCFSQVKGAVDDDVAEADIISTVEFNHSGELLATGDKGGRVVIFQQEQENKTQSHSRGEYNVYSTFQSHEPEFDYLKSLEIEEKINKIRWLPQKNAAQFLLSTNDKTIKLWKISERDKRPEGYNLKEEDGRYRDPTTVTTLRVPVFRPMDLMVEASPRRIFANAHTYHINSISINSDYETYLSADDLRINLWHLEITDRSFNIVDIKPANMEELTEVITAAEFHPNSCNTFVYSSSKGTIRLCDMRASALCDRHSKLFEEPEDPSNRSFFSEIISSISDVKFSHSGRYMMTRDYLSVKIWDLNMENRPVETYQVHEYLRSKLCSLYENDCIFDKFECCWNGSDSIVMTGSYNNFFRMFDRNTKRDITLEASRENNKPRTVLKPRKVCASGKRKKDEISVDSLDFNKKILHTAWHPKENIIAVATTNNLYIFQDKMN, encoded by the exons CGGATATAATTTCTACAGTAGAATTTAACCATTCTGGAGAATTGTTAGCAACAGGAGACAAAGGAGGCAGAGTTGTCATCTTTCAACAGGAGCAGGAG AACAAAACCCAGTCTCACAGTAGGGGAGAATACAATGTTTACAGTACCTTTCAAAGCCATGAACCAGAGTTCGACTACTTGAAAAGTTTAGAAATTGAAGAGAAGATCAACAAAATTAGGTGGTTACCCCAGAAAAATGCTGCTCAGTTTTTATTGTCTACAAATG ataaaacaaTAAAGTTATGGAAAATCAGTGAAAGGGACAAAAGACCAGAGGGTTATAATTTAAAGGAAGAAGATGGACGGTATAGGGATCCTACTACAGTTACAACACTACGG gTGCCAGTATTCAGGCCCATGGACCTCATGGTTGAAGCTAGTCCACGAAGAATATTTGCCAATGCTCACACGTATCACATCAATTCCATCTCCATTAATAGCGATTATGAAACGTACTTATCCGCAGATGACTTGCGGATTAACCTGTGGCACCTAGAAATTACAGACAGAAGTTTTA ATATTGTAGATATTAAGCCTGCCAACATGGAAGAGCTCACAGAGGTGATAACAGCTGCAGAGTTCCACCCAAACAGCTGTAATACGTTTGTATACAGCAGCAGTAAAGGAACAATTCGTCTCTGTGATATGCGAGCATCAGCACTCTGTGACAGACATTCAAAAT TGTTTGAAGAACCGGAAGATCCTAGCAACAgatcatttttctctgaaatcatCTCTTCCATATCTGATGTCAAATTTAGCCATAGTGGTCGATACATGATGACTAGAGATTACCTGTCAGTGAAGATCTGGGatttaaatatggaaaatagACCGGTGGAAACATACCAG gTGCATGAATACCTCAGAAGTAAACTTTGTTCACTGTATGAGAATGACTGCATTTTTGACAAATTTGAATGCTGTTGGAATGGATCAGACAG CATTGTCATGACAGGATCTTACAACAACTTCTTCAGAATGTTCGACAGAAACACAAAGCGAGACATCACCTTAGAGGCGTCCCGGGAAAACAATAAACCGCGTACCGTTTTGAAGCCACGTAAAGTATGTGCAAGCGGTAAACGGAAGAAGGATGAAATCAGTGTTGACAGCCTAGACTTCAACAAGAAGATTCTACACACAGCCTGGCATCCTAAGGAGAACATCATTGCTGTAGCTACTACAAACAACTTGTATATATTTCAAGACAAAATGAATTAG